In one window of Vibrio sp. DW001 DNA:
- a CDS encoding DUF2835 domain-containing protein: protein MNQYTFRLDIPYNVFLQHYAGSASSVLVYTEQGLKLQVPAMRLRPFLTQIGVKGRFRLTTDKMNKFVNLESV from the coding sequence ATGAACCAATATACATTTCGTCTTGATATTCCTTACAATGTGTTTCTACAACATTATGCCGGTTCAGCAAGCAGTGTACTGGTTTACACGGAACAAGGGTTAAAACTGCAGGTTCCTGCGATGCGATTAAGACCGTTCTTAACTCAAATCGGTGTAAAAGGTCGGTTTCGATTAACAACAGATAAAATGAACAAGTTTGTTAACCTAGAATCGGTTTAG
- a CDS encoding NAD-glutamate dehydrogenase: MTAREPVVPVLLEKVYQLIQDKLELAQKPLVTQLAKHLYSNISQDDLINRNDSDLYGAVISLWHHISETQFKDISVRVFNPSLSRHGWQSTHTIIEIVVPDSPFLVDSTKMALTRLGLTCHFMLNGPTQLKRNSDGEVAELNSGKGDFQSLFHIEVDRLNSKNEMTALKTELVGVLTDTGLVVSDWQVMSDKLQQVIKKTEDNLKSIPLEKSRLDESLQFMRWLGKHNFTFMGYKEYDLVESNNGLQLEPTKEKGLGLFGLASRIRTVELSKFAESAQAEATKPYLLILTKGHASSRIHRPAYTDYIGIKKFDEQGNVVGEHRFTGLYTSAVYNQSVFNIPLIGQKVERILSASGYRKGSYSYKALLNILENYPRDELLQAKEEELLETGLGVVQMQDRDLVRLFVRKDPFGRFFSCMVYVSKERYNTEVRKLTQRILRQHLNSDREVEFTTFFSESPLARTHYIVRVDNNNFNIDVKAIEHNLMEASSTWVDRLEHAIVANLGESKGLSFAKQYKNAFPSSYKSDVMPSIAVSDIERLENLNDENKLGMLFYRPQEEGINSKVVHLKLYHRDEPIHLSDVMPMLENLGLRVVGESPYEVRKANGTIYWILDFSMLHKSDENIDLREAQERFQQAFAAIWSGELESDGFNRLLLGAGLTGREITILRSYARYMRQVGFPFSQSYIENTLSDHTEMAKSLVELFERRFDPKCKGAQKGQTDLIQHITEQLDHVESLDDDRIIRRYMEMISATLRTNYYQLDKNKKNKPWLSLKLRPREIADIPKPVPEFEIFVYAPDIEGVHLRGGKVARGGLRWSDRQEDFRTEILGLVKAQQVKNTVIVPVGAKGGFVCKKQPSLSSRDEIFAEGKRCYKIFIRALLDVSDNIVEGQLVHPTNVVRHDEDDAYLVVAADKGTATFSDLANSVSEEYNFWLGDAFASGGSNGYDHKAMGITAKGGWESVKRHFREMGINCQTTDFTCIGIGDMAGDVFGNGMLLSKHIKLQVAFNHMHIFIDPTPDSAISWKERDRLFTLPRSSWEDYDPKLISKGGGIFSRRSKSIKLTPEIQKMIGTRKAALAPSDLIKMLLKMDVDLLWNGGIGTYIKASTETHTDVGDRANDVLRIDGQELKAKVVGEGGNLGMTQQGRIEYALTGGRVNTDFVDNVGGVDCSDNEVNIKIFLNGLVALGDMTTKQRNEILDKMEVEVGEIVLEDAYCQAESISVTEKQGTSLVKEQIRFIHTLEKAGHLDRVLEYIPDDETLLEREKQGKAFTRPELSVLVAYGKMILKEQLVSDEIASDNYHKQLLVKYFPEELRRNYIAHAENHPLKREIIATALANQMVNEMGCNFVTRLQEETGASIDKVANAYSAARDIFNFEKTLKDIRKLDNVSTTSAQYDLIFQVRRTLRRLSRWMIRNNAGSFSVNDLISHYKADVIAIGKTLDQCLVPEEVKEHDDLANAWIEQGVEKGLAHHVARLSSLNSALDISSVAKESGQSVEDASKLYFNLGDRLSLHWFLKQINTQGVDNNWQALARAAFREDLDWQQRQLTALVLSCNCGSTAFDPLSDLDSWISSNKPSLERWENILNEFKVGSMHEFAKFSVALRELMLLNLNCSKNK; encoded by the coding sequence ATGACCGCACGCGAGCCTGTTGTGCCGGTTCTACTTGAAAAAGTGTATCAACTTATTCAAGACAAACTTGAACTTGCTCAAAAACCTTTAGTTACTCAGCTAGCGAAACATCTCTACAGCAACATTTCTCAGGACGACCTGATAAATAGGAATGACTCAGATCTTTATGGCGCAGTAATAAGTTTATGGCACCATATCTCTGAAACACAATTCAAAGATATTTCGGTTAGGGTATTTAATCCTAGCTTGAGCCGCCATGGTTGGCAGTCAACGCATACGATAATTGAAATCGTCGTTCCAGACAGTCCGTTTCTCGTAGACTCGACAAAAATGGCTTTGACCAGACTGGGATTAACTTGTCATTTTATGCTTAATGGCCCCACACAACTAAAGCGAAATAGTGACGGTGAAGTCGCTGAGTTAAATAGTGGTAAAGGGGATTTCCAATCTCTTTTTCATATTGAGGTTGATAGGCTGAACAGCAAAAATGAAATGACTGCACTCAAAACTGAGTTGGTGGGCGTGCTAACTGATACTGGATTAGTGGTTAGCGATTGGCAAGTGATGTCGGACAAATTACAACAAGTCATCAAAAAAACAGAAGATAACCTTAAATCGATTCCATTGGAGAAAAGTCGCTTAGACGAAAGCCTGCAATTCATGAGATGGCTCGGTAAGCACAACTTTACCTTTATGGGTTACAAAGAATATGACCTGGTTGAAAGCAACAATGGCCTTCAGCTTGAACCAACGAAAGAGAAAGGTTTGGGTTTATTTGGTCTTGCTAGTCGTATTCGTACCGTAGAACTTTCAAAGTTTGCTGAATCAGCGCAAGCAGAAGCGACAAAACCTTACCTACTGATTCTCACCAAAGGTCATGCCTCTTCAAGGATTCATCGACCAGCTTATACCGACTATATAGGTATCAAGAAATTTGACGAGCAAGGTAATGTTGTAGGTGAGCATCGATTTACAGGGTTATACACATCTGCTGTCTACAACCAAAGTGTATTCAATATTCCCTTAATTGGACAAAAAGTAGAACGAATTCTTAGCGCTAGCGGGTATAGAAAGGGATCTTACTCTTATAAAGCACTTCTCAATATTTTAGAAAACTATCCAAGAGATGAGTTGCTTCAAGCAAAAGAGGAAGAGTTGTTAGAAACCGGCCTTGGTGTCGTGCAAATGCAAGATCGTGATCTTGTTCGTTTGTTTGTTCGTAAAGACCCGTTTGGCCGTTTTTTCAGTTGTATGGTTTATGTTTCCAAAGAACGTTATAACACTGAAGTCCGAAAATTGACTCAACGTATACTCCGTCAGCATCTAAATTCAGATCGGGAGGTTGAATTCACGACGTTCTTCTCAGAAAGCCCACTTGCGAGGACGCACTATATAGTCCGAGTAGACAACAACAATTTCAATATAGATGTAAAAGCGATAGAGCATAACTTGATGGAAGCTTCTTCAACTTGGGTCGATAGACTAGAACACGCCATTGTTGCAAACTTGGGCGAAAGCAAAGGTCTTTCTTTTGCAAAACAATATAAGAATGCATTTCCAAGTTCATATAAGTCGGATGTCATGCCAAGCATCGCGGTTTCAGATATTGAACGGTTAGAAAATTTGAATGACGAAAACAAATTAGGCATGCTGTTTTATCGACCTCAAGAAGAGGGGATAAATTCTAAGGTTGTTCATCTTAAATTATATCACCGTGATGAACCGATTCATCTGTCAGATGTCATGCCGATGTTGGAAAATCTCGGTTTACGAGTCGTTGGTGAATCGCCTTACGAAGTAAGAAAGGCAAATGGAACGATATACTGGATACTTGATTTTTCCATGCTCCACAAAAGCGATGAGAACATTGACTTACGTGAAGCCCAAGAGAGATTTCAACAAGCGTTTGCCGCTATTTGGTCTGGTGAGTTAGAAAGCGACGGCTTTAATAGATTGTTACTTGGTGCAGGTTTAACCGGAAGAGAAATTACGATCCTAAGAAGTTACGCTCGATATATGAGACAGGTTGGATTCCCATTTAGCCAAAGCTATATCGAAAACACGCTATCCGATCACACCGAGATGGCAAAAAGCCTAGTTGAATTATTTGAGAGACGATTTGATCCTAAATGCAAAGGTGCCCAAAAAGGACAGACAGATCTTATACAGCACATTACTGAGCAGCTCGATCATGTAGAGAGTTTGGATGACGATAGGATCATTCGACGTTATATGGAAATGATCTCAGCGACGTTAAGAACAAATTATTATCAGCTAGACAAAAACAAAAAGAACAAACCATGGTTATCGTTAAAACTTAGGCCACGTGAAATTGCAGATATTCCAAAACCCGTTCCTGAGTTCGAAATATTTGTGTATGCACCGGATATCGAAGGGGTGCATTTACGGGGTGGAAAGGTTGCTCGTGGTGGACTTCGTTGGTCAGACAGACAAGAAGATTTCCGTACGGAGATACTCGGGTTAGTAAAAGCACAACAAGTAAAGAATACCGTAATTGTTCCTGTTGGTGCGAAAGGCGGTTTCGTATGTAAAAAACAACCAAGTTTGTCTTCGCGTGATGAAATATTTGCGGAAGGCAAACGTTGCTACAAGATATTTATTCGCGCGTTGTTAGATGTTTCCGATAATATTGTGGAAGGTCAGTTGGTTCATCCAACGAATGTGGTTCGTCATGATGAAGATGATGCTTATTTAGTAGTCGCAGCAGATAAAGGGACGGCAACGTTTTCTGATTTGGCGAACTCAGTCTCTGAGGAATACAATTTTTGGCTGGGCGATGCATTTGCCTCTGGTGGTTCAAATGGTTATGACCATAAAGCGATGGGCATTACGGCTAAAGGTGGATGGGAGTCGGTCAAACGTCACTTTAGAGAAATGGGAATTAACTGCCAAACCACTGATTTTACCTGTATCGGTATTGGAGATATGGCAGGTGATGTGTTTGGAAATGGGATGCTTCTTTCCAAACATATAAAACTGCAAGTTGCATTTAACCATATGCACATATTTATCGATCCAACCCCAGACTCTGCAATAAGTTGGAAAGAGCGAGATCGTCTGTTTACATTACCAAGATCCAGTTGGGAAGATTATGATCCTAAACTGATCTCAAAAGGTGGCGGTATATTCTCAAGGCGATCAAAGTCGATCAAACTTACACCAGAAATACAGAAGATGATCGGAACACGTAAGGCGGCTTTAGCGCCCAGTGATCTTATTAAGATGCTTCTGAAAATGGATGTCGATCTTTTATGGAATGGTGGTATTGGTACTTACATTAAAGCGTCCACAGAAACTCATACTGATGTTGGCGATCGCGCAAACGACGTATTGCGAATAGATGGCCAAGAGCTGAAAGCGAAAGTGGTTGGAGAAGGTGGCAACTTAGGAATGACACAACAAGGTCGTATTGAATATGCCTTGACTGGTGGACGTGTCAACACGGACTTTGTTGATAACGTTGGTGGTGTTGATTGTTCTGATAACGAAGTGAACATTAAAATATTCCTTAACGGATTAGTTGCACTCGGTGATATGACAACGAAACAACGCAATGAAATCCTGGATAAAATGGAAGTCGAAGTCGGCGAGATAGTATTGGAGGACGCTTATTGTCAGGCTGAATCTATTTCAGTGACCGAAAAACAAGGAACTTCATTAGTTAAGGAACAGATTCGATTCATCCATACATTAGAAAAAGCAGGTCATTTAGATAGAGTATTGGAATATATTCCTGATGATGAAACCTTGCTAGAACGAGAAAAACAAGGCAAGGCATTTACTCGACCAGAGTTGTCTGTATTGGTTGCTTATGGAAAGATGATACTAAAAGAACAGTTAGTAAGTGACGAGATAGCATCAGATAACTATCACAAACAACTGTTAGTGAAATACTTCCCTGAAGAGTTACGCCGTAACTATATTGCTCATGCTGAAAATCATCCTCTTAAACGAGAGATAATAGCAACGGCACTGGCAAATCAAATGGTTAACGAGATGGGATGCAATTTTGTCACCCGTCTTCAAGAAGAAACAGGCGCCAGCATTGACAAAGTTGCCAATGCTTATTCTGCGGCTCGGGATATTTTTAACTTCGAAAAAACATTAAAAGATATTCGTAAACTTGATAATGTATCAACCACAAGTGCGCAGTATGATTTGATTTTCCAAGTAAGAAGGACGTTAAGAAGATTATCGCGATGGATGATCAGAAATAATGCGGGTAGTTTTAGTGTTAATGATCTGATTAGTCATTATAAGGCCGATGTGATCGCCATAGGAAAAACACTGGATCAGTGTTTAGTACCAGAAGAGGTCAAAGAGCATGACGATCTCGCCAACGCGTGGATCGAACAAGGTGTTGAGAAGGGATTGGCGCATCATGTGGCTCGTTTATCGAGTCTCAATTCTGCATTGGATATTTCCTCTGTTGCGAAAGAAAGTGGGCAAAGTGTTGAAGACGCGTCTAAGTTATACTTTAATTTAGGGGATAGGCTCTCATTACATTGGTTCTTAAAACAGATCAATACCCAAGGTGTAGATAACAATTGGCAAGCTTTGGCAAGAGCGGCATTTAGAGAGGATCTTGATTGGCAACAGCGACAACTTACGGCGTTGGTGCTCAGTTGTAATTGTGGTAGTACCGCATTTGATCCTTTATCTGATCTGGATTCTTGGATCAGTAGTAATAAGCCATCTTTAGAGCGTTGGGAAAATATACTGAACGAATTTAAAGTAGGTTCCATGCATGAATTTGCTAAGTTTTCAGTTGCCTTGCGAGAATTGATGCTATTAAATTTGAATTGTTCCAAAAATAAGTAA
- the pyrD gene encoding quinone-dependent dihydroorotate dehydrogenase, translating into MLYRLARTGFFQLDAEKAHDLAIQNFKRFQGTPFDLFYRQHLPDRPVECMGLKFKNPVGLAAGLDKNGECIDAFGAMGFGFIEVGTVTPKPQPGNDKPRLFRLTQAQGLINRMGFNNDGVDNLVANVQKSSYDGILGINIGKNKDTPLEKGSDDYLICMEKTYQHAGYIAVNISSPNTPGLRSLQYGEALDHLLSDLKLKQNELEKKHGKYVPLALKIAPDLSDEEIVQICDSLVRHNIDGVIATNTTLDRSIVKGMKHSDEAGGLSGRPVQQRSTEVVRCLYAELGDKLPIIGVGGIDSFVSAKEKMMAGAKLVQVYSGFIYQGPGLVRDIVKNI; encoded by the coding sequence ATGCTTTACCGTCTTGCAAGGACTGGTTTTTTTCAACTCGATGCCGAAAAGGCACACGATCTCGCAATTCAAAATTTCAAACGTTTTCAAGGTACACCATTCGACCTTTTTTACCGTCAACATTTACCAGATAGACCGGTAGAATGCATGGGACTGAAGTTTAAAAATCCGGTTGGCTTAGCTGCTGGCTTGGATAAAAATGGAGAATGTATCGACGCGTTTGGCGCAATGGGGTTTGGATTCATAGAAGTTGGTACGGTAACACCAAAACCGCAGCCAGGAAATGACAAACCAAGATTGTTTCGCCTGACTCAGGCTCAAGGTCTAATCAATCGGATGGGATTTAACAACGACGGTGTTGATAATCTCGTTGCCAATGTTCAAAAATCATCTTACGACGGAATCCTTGGTATCAATATTGGCAAGAACAAAGATACTCCCTTAGAAAAGGGCAGCGATGATTATTTAATCTGTATGGAGAAAACCTATCAGCATGCAGGATATATTGCTGTTAATATTTCTTCACCTAATACACCGGGCCTAAGGTCGTTACAATATGGCGAGGCATTGGATCATCTTCTATCTGATTTGAAGTTGAAACAAAACGAATTAGAAAAGAAGCATGGGAAATATGTTCCTCTGGCGCTAAAGATAGCGCCAGATTTAAGTGATGAAGAAATTGTTCAGATTTGTGATTCTCTCGTTCGTCATAATATTGATGGTGTCATTGCAACCAATACAACATTAGATAGAAGTATTGTTAAAGGCATGAAACATTCGGATGAAGCGGGTGGGTTAAGTGGTCGTCCTGTACAACAACGAAGTACAGAAGTAGTTCGTTGTCTATACGCAGAACTTGGCGATAAGCTTCCTATTATTGGTGTGGGTGGTATTGACTCATTTGTTTCGGCGAAAGAAAAAATGATGGCAGGCGCAAAACTAGTTCAAGTTTATTCTGGCTTTATTTATCAAGGTCCTGGTTTGGTGAGAGATATCGTCAAAAATATCTAG
- a CDS encoding cell division protein ZapC, whose amino-acid sequence MLKPRDTWNWFFDEQENALMLDLGSDMLFRVNLPKKHLVDCAYTDTDFTVDDASAFQAFKESASNLNLTEPRQAELVLNCVASKRFHKPVQPQSWFFDEQAADYLPNEGDIVHLKNSYGEGYFMVIEVCHNASLCAYIETDEFALNGRKVLKFGEPIKVMHNRMVCANSLFEALPIALVS is encoded by the coding sequence ATGCTTAAACCTCGAGATACATGGAATTGGTTTTTTGATGAGCAAGAAAATGCTCTGATGCTTGACCTTGGAAGTGACATGCTGTTTAGAGTCAATCTTCCTAAAAAACACCTCGTAGATTGTGCCTATACTGACACCGATTTTACGGTAGATGATGCTTCTGCTTTTCAAGCATTTAAAGAGAGTGCATCCAACCTAAACCTGACTGAACCGAGACAAGCAGAGTTGGTCCTTAACTGTGTTGCGTCAAAGCGGTTTCACAAGCCCGTACAGCCTCAAAGTTGGTTCTTCGATGAACAAGCTGCAGATTACCTTCCAAATGAAGGAGATATCGTTCACCTCAAGAATAGTTATGGGGAAGGGTATTTCATGGTTATCGAAGTTTGTCATAACGCGAGCCTATGCGCGTACATTGAGACTGACGAATTTGCCTTGAATGGACGTAAAGTCCTTAAGTTTGGTGAGCCAATTAAAGTTATGCATAATCGCATGGTGTGTGCAAACTCGTTATTTGAAGCGTTACCGATAGCTTTGGTAAGCTAA
- the rlmKL gene encoding bifunctional 23S rRNA (guanine(2069)-N(7))-methyltransferase RlmK/23S rRNA (guanine(2445)-N(2))-methyltransferase RlmL, with translation MNQYLAITSNGLENLLVEELKALGIVDFKPVQAGVKFKATNEQVYRCCLWSRIASRFVRVLSEFNCQDDMDLYLSASAINWSSHFTSSKNLVVDFNGTNNEIRNSQYGAMKVKDAIVDSFTKKNLERPSISKEQPDIRIHVRLNREKAILGIDLVGLGLHQRGYRTEAGQAPLRETLAAAVVMRSGWKKGVSLLDPMCGSGTLLIEAALIAANMAPGVLRSKWSFEELNDFEPELWAEIKAEANVQGRRGVKNIDTKFYGLDNDKRVLNIAKQNAKRAGLENVIEFRVGDAAALTRPEGYETGVILSNPPYGERLGTEPGLIALYTSLGAQLKQNFAGSQASIFSSSDDLLSCLRMRADKQYKLQNGALPCHQKNYSISERRVTDGNEPIQEGALLIAPDFSNRLKKNIAKIGKWAKREKLDCYRIYDADLPEYNVAIDVYLDHLVIQEYAAPKDIPEEKSKRRLTDVIRAAIQVTGVDVNKVVLKTREKKKGSSQYQKLGEGSRTFEVQEYGVKLLVNLHDYLDTGLFLDHKITRRMIGDMANGKDFLNLFAYTGSATAHAACGGAKSTTTVDMSKTYLEWAKENLKLNGKVGREHRFEHADCLQWVLRAQETYDLIFIDPPTFSNSKRMDQTFDVQRDHVELIKDLKRLLRSDGTIVFSNNKRHFKMDLDRLKELGLSAMNISPKTLPMDYARNKQIHNSWLIKHAEAS, from the coding sequence ATGAACCAATATTTAGCGATTACTTCAAATGGCCTGGAAAACTTGCTTGTTGAAGAGTTAAAAGCGCTCGGAATAGTTGATTTTAAACCTGTTCAAGCAGGTGTAAAATTTAAAGCGACCAACGAACAGGTGTATCGTTGCTGTTTATGGAGCCGTATTGCTTCAAGATTTGTACGTGTATTGTCTGAATTTAATTGCCAAGACGATATGGACCTCTATCTATCTGCTTCTGCAATAAACTGGTCATCTCACTTTACAAGTTCGAAGAATCTCGTGGTTGACTTTAATGGTACCAATAACGAGATTCGTAACAGCCAGTATGGTGCGATGAAAGTTAAAGATGCTATCGTTGATAGCTTTACCAAAAAGAATTTAGAAAGACCTTCAATCAGCAAAGAACAGCCGGATATACGAATCCACGTTCGTTTAAATCGTGAAAAAGCCATCTTAGGTATCGATTTGGTCGGTTTAGGTCTGCATCAGCGAGGCTATAGAACCGAAGCCGGTCAAGCCCCGCTTAGAGAGACGCTGGCTGCTGCTGTTGTAATGAGAAGTGGTTGGAAGAAAGGGGTTTCGCTATTAGATCCTATGTGTGGTTCTGGCACCTTGTTAATAGAAGCGGCTTTAATCGCGGCTAATATGGCACCCGGTGTTCTACGTAGTAAATGGTCATTCGAAGAGCTTAACGATTTTGAGCCAGAGCTTTGGGCAGAGATAAAGGCAGAAGCAAATGTCCAGGGACGCAGAGGTGTCAAAAATATTGACACTAAGTTCTACGGCTTAGATAACGACAAACGCGTGCTAAATATTGCTAAACAGAACGCGAAAAGAGCGGGTCTAGAAAACGTGATTGAATTTCGTGTCGGCGACGCAGCAGCATTAACTCGTCCCGAAGGTTATGAAACGGGTGTTATCCTGTCCAATCCACCCTACGGTGAAAGGTTGGGTACTGAACCGGGCTTAATCGCGCTTTACACGTCCCTTGGTGCTCAGCTTAAACAGAACTTTGCAGGCAGTCAGGCTTCCATTTTTTCTAGCTCTGATGACTTGTTAAGTTGTTTAAGAATGCGTGCTGATAAGCAGTACAAGCTGCAAAATGGCGCGTTACCGTGTCACCAAAAAAATTATTCAATCAGCGAACGACGTGTTACTGACGGTAACGAGCCCATACAAGAAGGTGCTCTTCTAATAGCGCCAGACTTTTCCAATCGCTTAAAGAAAAACATAGCTAAAATAGGCAAGTGGGCAAAACGTGAGAAACTTGATTGCTACCGTATATATGATGCCGACTTACCGGAGTACAATGTTGCGATAGATGTTTATTTGGATCACCTTGTTATTCAAGAATATGCCGCGCCGAAAGATATTCCGGAAGAGAAATCGAAAAGACGACTAACCGATGTTATCCGTGCTGCTATTCAAGTTACTGGTGTTGATGTAAATAAAGTGGTCCTCAAAACTCGCGAAAAGAAAAAAGGGTCTTCTCAATATCAAAAACTAGGCGAAGGCTCAAGGACGTTCGAGGTGCAAGAGTACGGCGTTAAGTTGCTGGTTAATTTACATGACTACCTTGATACAGGGCTATTCCTTGATCATAAGATCACTCGTCGTATGATTGGTGATATGGCGAATGGTAAGGATTTCCTAAATCTATTTGCTTATACCGGTTCTGCAACCGCCCATGCTGCTTGTGGGGGAGCAAAATCGACAACGACGGTAGATATGTCGAAAACCTATCTAGAATGGGCCAAAGAGAATCTAAAATTAAACGGGAAAGTAGGGCGTGAACATAGGTTTGAACATGCTGACTGTTTACAATGGGTGCTAAGAGCTCAAGAGACCTATGATCTCATCTTTATTGACCCACCTACATTTTCTAATTCGAAGCGTATGGACCAGACATTTGATGTACAAAGGGACCATGTCGAATTGATTAAGGATCTGAAAAGGTTATTACGCTCCGATGGAACGATTGTATTCTCGAACAATAAACGTCATTTTAAAATGGATCTTGATCGTCTTAAAGAGCTTGGTTTAAGCGCAATGAACATTTCGCCTAAAACATTGCCTATGGATTACGCAAGAAACAAACAGATTCACAACTCTTGGTTAATTAAGCATGCAGAAGCATCTTGA
- a CDS encoding glutaredoxin family protein, translating to MQKHLDLKLYSTEGCHLCEQALDMLHALKVSPQVIDIAYDDTLFERYGVTIPVVNFSGIELNWPFDSTKLKIWLEENGITYHT from the coding sequence ATGCAGAAGCATCTTGATTTAAAGCTTTATAGTACAGAAGGGTGTCACCTTTGCGAACAGGCTTTAGATATGTTGCATGCGTTGAAGGTGTCACCTCAAGTTATTGATATTGCATATGATGATACGTTATTTGAGCGTTACGGGGTCACGATTCCAGTCGTTAATTTTAGTGGAATTGAACTAAATTGGCCCTTTGATAGTACAAAACTTAAAATTTGGTTAGAAGAAAATGGCATTACTTACCATACATAA